One window of the Maylandia zebra isolate NMK-2024a linkage group LG19, Mzebra_GT3a, whole genome shotgun sequence genome contains the following:
- the egln3 gene encoding prolyl hydroxylase EGLN3 isoform X2: MNVPDPICRWITDFLTDRKQHVRLGKNVSDSRTISTGSPQGCVLSPLLFSLYTNCCTSTHQSVKIIKFADDTTVIGLISDGDESAYRREVERLVSWCSHNNLVLNAQKTVEIIVDFRKHTAPLPPIILTDTPITSVDSFRFLGTTITQDLKWEPTITSVIKKAQQRMYFLRQLKKFNLPTRTMMQFYTAIIESILTPSITVWYAGATIRDKQRLQRVVRSAEKVIGCRLPSLQDLYTSRTLRRAARISADPSHPGHSLFDLLPSGRRLRSIRTRTSRHKNSFFPSAVGHMNNNHMTVPATNT; encoded by the coding sequence atgaatgtgcctgaccccatctgccggtggatcactgacttcctgacggacaggaagcagcatgtgaggctgggaaagaatgtctcggactcccggaccatcagcaccggctcccctcagggctgtgttctttctcctctgctcttctccctgtacaccaactgctgcacctccacccaccagtctgtcaagataatcaagtttgcagatgacaccaccgttattggactcatctcggacggggacgagtctgcctacaggagggaggttgaacgtctggtgtcttggtgcagccacaacaacctggtgctgaatgcccagaagacagtggagattattgtggacttcaggaagcacacagccccactcccccccatcatcctgactgacacccccatcacctctgtggactcattccgcttcctgggtaccaccatcacccaggacctgaagtgggagcccaccatcacctccgtcatcaagaaagcccagcagaggatgtacttcctgaggcagctgaagaaattcaacctgccaacacggacgatgatgcagttctacactgcaatcatcgagtccatcctcaccccctccatcaccgtgtggtacgctggagccactatcagggacaaacagagactgcagcgtgttgtgcgctctgctgagaaggtgattggctgcagactcccatctttgcaggacctgtacacctccaggacattgcggcgtgcagctcggatctcagctgacccttctcaccctggacacagtctgtttgacctgctcccctcaggcaggaggctccggtccattcgcaccagaacctctcgccataagaacagtttcttcccctctgctgttggacacatgaacaataaccatatgactgttcccgctactaacacatga